CAGCCGCTTGATCGAGGGGCCGAGCTGCCGCTCGGTCCACTCGAGCATGGCCGCCTCCAGGTCGTGCTGGATGATTGCCTCGGCCTCGGCCAGCTTCGCGGTCAGCGCCTGGCGGCGCCTCTGGCCGACGTCTTGCAGGCTGTCCACGTCGAGCACAAGCAGTCCGCGCGCGCTGGCCGCCTCGGCCTCGACGTTGCGGGGGACGCCCAGGTCGACAGCGATCTTGAGCTCCGGCAGCCTCGCCAGGACCCTCTCGTCGATGAGATCCTTGACGGGCGTCGCGCAGATGAGCGCGTCGAGCTCGGGCGGCGCCGCCAAAAAGTCGCTTAGGGCGAGGCCCTTGACGCCCAGGTGCCGGGCGAGCTGCTCCGCCCGCTCGGCACGCCTGTTGACGATAACGAGCTCCGTCGCCGGGCGGCAGGCCAGCGCCTTGGCGGCGAGCGCGCCCATCTCGCCCGCGCCCACCACCGCCACCCTGGCCCTGCCCTCGGGCAGATGGCGCTCGAGCTCGGGTCTGGCCAGGCTGAAGAGCGAGGTGTTCATGGGCGCCAGGGCGACCTGCCGCCGCACCCGCTTGGCGATGCGCAGGGCGGTGCTGAAGGCAAAGGAGGTCACCGGCCCGGTGCTCCCGACGGCCTGCGCCAGCGCAAAGGC
This genomic stretch from Deinococcota bacterium harbors:
- a CDS encoding NAD(P)-binding domain-containing protein, which gives rise to MERLALIGVSHRRGGAAALEAWQRDLGAHAPSDLLARGFAEAVTLSTCNRFDLVVVLPAGMPVDEARHRLSPAEMDWVRPYAYLGEAALEHIIRVAASLESLNPGEDQIVAQVREAFALAQAVGSTGPVTSFAFSTALRIAKRVRRQVALAPMNTSLFSLARPELERHLPEGRARVAVVGAGEMGALAAKALACRPATELVIVNRRAERAEQLARHLGVKGLALSDFLAAPPELDALICATPVKDLIDERVLARLPELKIAVDLGVPRNVEAEAASARGLLVLDVDSLQDVGQRRRQALTAKLAEAEAIIQHDLEAAMLEWTERQLGPSIKRLRELYLATILATVGDSLAEDEAARLAHKFARVPIKGLRAVAREHGLEAARTFLDETGLWETGLWETGLWTKA